AAACAAAAGGATAGGGAAAGGAGTTGCAAGGCGCAATGAaccaaaagaagaggacaagcaATTGATTTGTACATAGGTTGGTAACACATCGCAAAGGTATTTTTGTACCGAATAAGGCTGCAGAGGACTATGATGATTGGTAGTGGGAGGTTGAAAAAGGCAATCTTCCACTAAACTTCCTCATTTTCAACCCCCCAACGAGACGTGGTCTAGAAATTCAATACGTGTCAATTCATTTTTAATAAGACAACTTGAACTCAAAGTGCTATGAGAGACCGAGAGACAGTGCATTTTGAGccagcgaagaagaggacgagtTTTTGGAAGGGTAAAGTAGGGGAAGAAGCTGATATGAGAGGATGATGTGGTGGTTGCCCGTGGTTCGCCCGATTCCATAGGTGTCGACACATTGGGAAGGAGGGGCTCGCAACGCCTGCCCAGTCTGTGTATCTTAGTAGGTACGTACCCCCTATCTAACTCCTCACTGTGGAAGGAGACACCAAGAACGGTTCAAGATGAGTCAGATTGGGCGCCGATAAAAGAGAGCGTGTCGATATTTGTGTAGTTCTCATGTCACACTTGATTGTTACAACAATTGCCCAACAATTTGTGTTCTTAACCACTGGGGCGGTAGTGCATAAATAATCGAGGCAAAGACTCGGGGCCAATGGATTCTTTTAAAGTTGGAGCAACGGCAGCGGGCCGTTGACTGACAGTTAGGAACTCATCCTACAAAGTTACGTGAGATGACCTGCATTTCCATGGTTGAGTCTATTGGCTTCGGCACCGTTGCCCTCTATGGATCTCGGCAGGTTATCGTGGCTTACGCCCTTGTCCCTGGAACCAAGGGTATATCTATCAAATAGATGTAACATTGTTCGGTATTAAGGTGGCTACCTATGAGAGAAGGGGAAGTATGAGGACCACGGATGTATCACCTAATAAAACCAGCAACAATAAACACAAGAACAGTTCCTAAATAATGTAATGATATTGTTTTCTACAAAGCAAGGAAACTACTAGTGATGTCATGCATTTTCTATAGTTTAACTCTACGTTCCCAACCCATGATCCCGTTCAACCGTAACCGTAAACATTCCCATACCCGAACACCGAAATGCAAATCTTTTTAATATTTTAACCAACCCACTTGCGTGCATTCAAGAACAGCTGGAACCAAGGGCCGTATTGGCCCCATTCGGCCAACTGGCGTTCAGGCTTCCACGAgccaacatcagccatgatggttcGCTCAGGGTGGGGCATCATGGCAACGACACGGCCATCCCTGCTCTTCACACCAGCAATACCCTGGGGGCTGCCGTTGGGGTTGAAGGGGTATTTCTCAGTAACGGAACCGTAGTTGTCGATGTATCGAAGGGGAATGAGACCCGAGTCGTTAATGGACGACAGGTCGCTACCGGAGAACTCGGCTCGGCCCTCACCGTGAGAAACGACGATGGGGAGTGAGGAGCCATTCAAGCCGTTGAAGAAGACCGAGTTCTCGGACTTGTCTTCAATGGTAACCATTGAGTATCGACCCTCGAATTGTGTGCTGGCGTTTTCAACTATGCCAAGTTAGCATCGGTTATTCGCCGCAAGTGAGATAAAGTAACATACCGAATGTTGGCCAGTGGTCGGCTCCAGGAATCAACTCCTTAACTACGAATTGTCAATATCACTCAGAACACAGTGGAACAATTTTGGGACTTACGTCGAGTCAGCATCTGGCAGCCGTTGCAAACACCGAACGAGAAGGTGTCGGGACGGTTGAAGAAAGCTTCAAACGTCTTGCGAGCACCATCGTGCATCAGGATGGACTGCGCCCAACCGTTACCGGcgccaagaacatcactgCAAAAGTTAGTATCGTCTCGAGACCAAAAAACAAAATGGTCGAAGTCAACCCAAGATGGACAATTACTTACCCGTAGGAGAAGCCACCACAGGCAGCAAGACCTCGGAATCCCTCCAAGGAGAGACCGCCAAGGATGTCAGACATATGAACATCAACAGCGTCGAAACCAGCAGCTCGGAAGGCAAATGCCATCTCGGCGTAGCCGTTGACACCTTGCTCTCGGAGAATGGCAACTGCGAAAAATTAGCATTTAATCTTGTGTATGAGACGTTGGAAAACTTTacctcttggcttcttgaccaggctcttgaggctgatcATAGCAGGCACGCTGACATCAGCGGGATCAAACTTAAGCTTGTAGTGCAGACCAGGATCCTTATTGTCCTGAATAGTATCGAACTCAGAGTTGGCACAGTCGGGGTTGTCTCGCAGCTTCTGCATCTCGTAAGAAGTGCTGGTCCACCACTGTTGGATCTTGGCACGCTCCAGATCAACGATGGTCTTGGACTTGTACTTGACGAGAAGCGACTGCTTGCTGGTAGGACGAACGTAGCCGATAGTCTTGAGCATACCGTGAGGAGGACCACAAGTGGCGAAGCATCTCTTGAACTTAGTCTCATCACCTCGGCGGATTTGGAAAACGGCTCCCAATTCTTCATTGAAGAGAGCGTCGAGCACGTTGCCTTCCGATTCAACGAGAGTATCAAGTGAGATATCGGCGCCAACACGGCCAGCAAACATCATCTCGGCAACAGTAGTGAGCAAACCACCGTCGGATCGGTCGTGGTAGGCAAGAACGATGTTCTCCTGGTGAAGTTGCCACAAAGCATCGAAGTAGTCGCGAATGATTTGGACGTCCCGGACATCAGGAGACTCATCTCCAATCTGGCCAAGAGTCTGAGCAAGGGCAGAGCCACCCATAGCATGGAAGCCCtgggcaagatcaacaaagatAAGCACAGACTCgccaacctcctcaacacgGCGAAGCTGAGGTGTCCAGGTGCTGCGGACATCCTCGACCAAACTGAACGCGGAGATGACTAGCGATACAGGGGCAGTGACAGTGTGAGAATCGGAGGTCTCCTTATCCTTCCAGGAGGCCTTCATGGACAAAGAGTCCTTACCAACAGGGATGGAAACACCGAGCTGAGGGCAGAGGTCCATTCCAATGGCTTCGACAGCATCGTAAAGAGCGGCTCCCTCACCAGGATGGCCAACAGCCGCCATCCAGTTGGCAGAGAGCTTGACCCGCTTAAGATCACCATTCACAGGCCCAGGCTTGATATCAGCAGCGCCGAGGTTCATCAaactctcaacaacagccataCGAGCAGAGGCAGCAGCCGAGATGAGGGCCAGGTTAGGCTTCTCACCCATTGCCATAGCTTCACCACGtcgcttcttgtcatcaagactgaAGCTGGTAAGGGTGACGGCGACATCAGCAACTGGAGTCTGCCAAGGGCCAACGAGCTGATCTCGAACGGACAGACCGCCAACGGTACGGTCACCGATAGTAATGAGGAAGTTCTTTGATCCAACTGAAGGAAGGTTGAAAACAAGCTCGGTGGCTTTAGTGACCATCTCGCCGATGTCGGAGCTTCCACACTGCTCAGTGAGgctcttgacagcatcaaaGGGGCGAAGGTTCTTCTGAACGCGCTGGACATCCTTGGAAATTCGTCGCCCAGGAGGGAAGAGAACATCCATGGGAAGGTTGATGGGATCGATTGGTGGTTGGACTGTAGGCTCGCGGTCGGTCAAGACAAGCTTGGAAACGCCACTCTCGTCCTTAGTAACAGCAGTTCCGACTACAGAGAAACCACATCGCTCTCGTCGACAGATACTGGTGAAGCGGTTGAGGCCATCTCTGTTAACAAGGAGAACGTATCGCTCCTGAGATTCATTGCACCAGATTTGCAGAGGAGACATGGAGTTGTCAGCGCTCTCGACTTGTCGAAGCTCAAACTTGCCGCCAAAACcggcatccttgacaagttcaGGCAGAGCGTTGGACAAACCACCGGCACCGACGTCGTGGATGAAAGCAATGGGACTTTCGGGTCCAAGAGCAACGCAAGTGTTGATGACCATTTGAGCGCGACGTTCCATCTCAGGGTTGCCACGCTGGACACTGTCGAAGTCAAGATCCGCTGTGGCTTCGCTGCCGGCGTTTGATGAggcagcaccaccaccaagaccgaTCAGCATAGCAGGGCCACCGAGAACGATAACATGAGCACCCTCTTCAACGTGGCTCTCCTCCTTGAGGGCATGCTGAGGTCGAACGCTGCCGATACCACCAGCGATCATGATAGGCTTGTGGTATCCTCTGAAATCAGTGGCTTCGGATCCAGGCTCATTGGTAAGGAGTGTCCTGAAAGTACCAGTCAGTGCGGGGCGGCCGAACTCGTTGTTGAAGCGAGCGGATCCAATGGGGGCCTCCAACATGATATCGAGACTGGAAGCGTAGTGAGAGGGACGACCAATGTCAAGCTCCCAAGGCCTCTTGTGGCCAGGAATCAAGAGATCAGAAACCCA
This is a stretch of genomic DNA from Fusarium graminearum PH-1 chromosome 4, whole genome shotgun sequence. It encodes these proteins:
- a CDS encoding phosphoribosylformylglycinamidine synthase, producing MHHVLVGESCYTASEVQKLVQRINDQSPVKVAKLTGSWQYYLDLETEDAAVLSSIKKILEAIEQPATASSADSNDKAIDIYVSPRNVSPWSSKATSIALVCDLKTVNRIERGRVIHIEFEDSFKGEEDLAFRDVLHDRMTEFFSLSPPVLDTMFAHGTRNPLVVVDIFSDERGPLAALQDHNKQAGLGLDQPNMEYLVKQYTALGRSPNDVELFMFAQVNSEHCRHHVFNASWTIDGVTQDNSLFGMIKNTHKSNPEYVISAYSDNAAVLSGDEGNYWAPDYSTGSWKLTREVVQPLIKVETHNHPTAISPFPGAATGSGGEIRDEGAVGRGSSPKAGLAGFWVSDLLIPGHKRPWELDIGRPSHYASSLDIMLEAPIGSARFNNEFGRPALTGTFRTLLTNEPGSEATDFRGYHKPIMIAGGIGSVRPQHALKEESHVEEGAHVIVLGGPAMLIGLGGGAASSNAGSEATADLDFDSVQRGNPEMERRAQMVINTCVALGPESPIAFIHDVGAGGLSNALPELVKDAGFGGKFELRQVESADNSMSPLQIWCNESQERYVLLVNRDGLNRFTSICRRERCGFSVVGTAVTKDESGVSKLVLTDREPTVQPPIDPINLPMDVLFPPGRRISKDVQRVQKNLRPFDAVKSLTEQCGSSDIGEMVTKATELVFNLPSVGSKNFLITIGDRTVGGLSVRDQLVGPWQTPVADVAVTLTSFSLDDKKRRGEAMAMGEKPNLALISAAASARMAVVESLMNLGAADIKPGPVNGDLKRVKLSANWMAAVGHPGEGAALYDAVEAIGMDLCPQLGVSIPVGKDSLSMKASWKDKETSDSHTVTAPVSLVISAFSLVEDVRSTWTPQLRRVEEVGESVLIFVDLAQGFHAMGGSALAQTLGQIGDESPDVRDVQIIRDYFDALWQLHQENIVLAYHDRSDGGLLTTVAEMMFAGRVGADISLDTLVESEGNVLDALFNEELGAVFQIRRGDETKFKRCFATCGPPHGMLKTIGYVRPTSKQSLLVKYKSKTIVDLERAKIQQWWTSTSYEMQKLRDNPDCANSEFDTIQDNKDPGLHYKLKFDPADVSVPAMISLKSLVKKPRVAILREQGVNGYAEMAFAFRAAGFDAVDVHMSDILGGLSLEGFRGLAACGGFSYGDVLGAGNGWAQSILMHDGARKTFEAFFNRPDTFSFGVCNGCQMLTRLKELIPGADHWPTFVENASTQFEGRYSMVTIEDKSENSVFFNGLNGSSLPIVVSHGEGRAEFSGSDLSSINDSGLIPLRYIDNYGSVTEKYPFNPNGSPQGIAGVKSRDGRVVAMMPHPERTIMADVGSWKPERQLAEWGQYGPWFQLFLNARKWVG